The Salmo trutta chromosome 6, fSalTru1.1, whole genome shotgun sequence genome has a window encoding:
- the rnf32 gene encoding RING finger protein 32 isoform X5, giving the protein MARTMGLNSKATSGKLAITSVALQDHIARNLLLQNLSLCDPVKTRWCRRASTETHCRRNRGTVKQKGPQQHDGEEKEYVLDPAAPPLTLAQKLGLVQSPARKLTVDEWSRVKSRSIHEGDSKQPCVICREEFRLQTQVLLSCSHVFHRACLQAFERFSGRKCCPMCRKEQYETRVIHDGARLFKERCAIRIQACWRGYVVRKWYGHMRKTVPPKDKQLRRRFFETKQWTLGCRD; this is encoded by the exons ATGGCACGGACCATG GGTTTGAACTCAAAAGCAACCAGTGGAAAGTTAGCAATCACCTCAGTTGCCCTTCAAGACCATATTGCACGAAACTTACTGCTTCAGAATTTGTCACTGTGTGACCCTGTGAAGACAAGATGGTGCCGAAGAGCCTCCACTGAAACACACTGCAGACGAAACCGTGGAACTGTGAAACAGAAAGGGCCCCAGCAACACgatggagaggagaaagagtatGTGCTCGACCCAGCAGCTCCACCACTGACATTAG CCCAGAAATTGGGTTTGGTGCAATCCCCAGCAAGGAAACTGACGGTAGATGAATGGAGTCGGGTCAAATCGAGGTCGATTCATGAAGGGGACTCCAAGCAGCCCTGTGTGATCTGCAGGGAGGAGTTTCGCTTACAGACTCAG GTTTTGCTCTCCTGCTCCCATGTGTTTCACAGAGCCTGTCTGCAGGCCTTTGAGAGGTTTTCAGGTAGGAAGTGCTGTCCTATGTGCAGGAAGGAGCAGTATGAGACCAGAGTGATCCACGACGGAGCTCGCCTCTTCAAAGAGAGGTGTGCCATCAG AATTCAAGCGTGTTGGCGCGGCTATGTTGTTCGGAAGTGGTACGGACATATGAGGAAAACGGTTCCCCCAAAAGACAAACAGCTACGACGAAGATTCTTTGAGACAAAG